The following proteins come from a genomic window of Blattabacterium cuenoti:
- a CDS encoding TPM domain-containing protein, translated as MKKIIRFILIILICFFSNLLKGQFYIPEAPKKIYPVQDYAGVLSKKQIEKLNQKLISYSKITSTEILVPIIQNLKGEDPNLLASQWGEKWKIGKIHKNNGIIILLSIHDRKISIQNGYGIEPYITDFLTMKIINKIKPILKNHFYYKAIDSGTQEIFQILKKKYKKKQNNKIFSIWNLFTHISSIFLIFLLFYLFLIKKTTDVSLFNTLLITNFLFKNKKYDHDENFDGFGGGGNFGGGGGSGNW; from the coding sequence ATGAAAAAAATTATTCGATTTATTTTAATTATTTTAATTTGTTTTTTTTCAAATTTATTAAAAGGACAATTTTATATCCCTGAAGCTCCAAAAAAAATATATCCTGTACAGGATTATGCAGGAGTTTTATCCAAAAAACAAATAGAAAAGTTAAATCAAAAACTAATTTCATATTCTAAAATTACATCAACAGAGATTTTAGTTCCCATTATTCAGAATCTTAAGGGAGAAGATCCGAATTTATTAGCTTCTCAATGGGGAGAAAAATGGAAAATTGGAAAGATTCATAAAAACAATGGTATAATTATATTATTATCCATTCATGATAGAAAAATATCTATTCAAAACGGATATGGAATAGAACCTTATATTACCGATTTTTTAACTATGAAAATTATAAACAAAATAAAACCTATATTAAAAAATCATTTTTATTATAAAGCTATAGATTCTGGAACTCAAGAAATATTTCAAATTTTAAAAAAAAAATATAAAAAAAAACAGAATAACAAAATTTTTTCCATATGGAATTTATTCACTCACATTAGTAGTATTTTTTTGATTTTTTTATTATTTTATCTTTTTTTAATAAAAAAAACAACAGACGTTTCATTGTTTAATACATTATTAATCACAAATTTTTTATTTAAAAATAAAAAATATGATCATGATGAAAATTTTGATGGATTTGGAGGGGGAGGAAATTTTGGAGGAGGAGGGGGAAGTGGTAATTGGTAA
- a CDS encoding valine--tRNA ligase — translation MNIPIKYDPKHVEKKRYHYWMKGNYFSSYPDDRIPYAIVMPPPNVTGVLHIGHMLNNTIQDVLIRYARMKGYNACWIPGTDHASIATEAKVVHQLKKKGLSKIFLGRKKFLYHVTKWVKKHKNIIFDQLKKLGCSCDWNRTQFTMSPKLSQSVTKVFIDLYDKGYIYRGHHVVNWDPEAQTTLSDEEVLYKEHIGELYYLKYKIKGEENYVTIATTRPETIFGDTAICFHPDDSRYYHLKGKYAIIPIINRDIPIIQDSYVDPNFGTGCLKITPAHDIHDKNIADKHKLEIINIFNKNATLNEKGIHYQGMDRFQVRKKIIEELHKLKMVKNIEKFNHKIGFSERTLSVVEQRLSLQWFLKMKKMSIPAIEAVKNGNIQFYPKKFHKIYFKWMNQIRDWNISRQLWWGHRIPVYYYGKKLNDFVVAENLEQALEKARYKSKNPYLNHNEIWQDSDVLDTWFSSWLLPISVFDGIYHPDNHEIFYYYPTEEIVTGSDILFFWVARMIMSGFLLQNHKPFKRVYFTGIIRDYKNKKISKSLNNSPNPIDLINKYGADAVRMGLMLKNGAGKDFHFEEKICFQGRNFSHKIWNAFRLIQSWKVTKNQYIPDTSLLAIKWLKNRFYYVLDIFEKYFIEYRLDESLMILYKFIWNDFCSYFLEIIKPIYGSKCVPEMVHFNAVKLFENILKLLHPYMPFISEEIWNLLRKREPQEALIISSWPKKKFYDYDVLVSFEKATKIISKIRYIRNQNHISHQKSLVLFSIRKKEKIEKEYDSIILKLAKLDKIVPVSKKPENIPFFSFLLETDQFFLSLDQKDFFHMDIVKIENKIQYFYNLLSIIRKNLYNNKYVTSVPKQILLKEKKKENDTLNKITRLKEYLDHLKKNN, via the coding sequence ATGAATATTCCAATTAAATATGATCCCAAACATGTGGAGAAAAAAAGATATCATTATTGGATGAAAGGAAATTACTTTTCCTCATATCCAGATGATAGAATTCCTTATGCTATAGTAATGCCTCCTCCAAATGTGACTGGAGTTCTTCATATAGGACATATGCTTAATAATACTATACAGGATGTTTTGATTAGATATGCAAGAATGAAAGGATATAATGCTTGTTGGATTCCGGGAACAGATCATGCATCTATTGCTACAGAGGCTAAAGTAGTTCATCAGTTAAAAAAGAAAGGATTATCTAAGATTTTTTTAGGAAGAAAAAAATTTTTGTATCATGTAACGAAATGGGTCAAAAAGCATAAAAATATTATTTTTGATCAACTTAAAAAATTGGGATGTTCATGTGATTGGAATCGTACTCAATTTACGATGAGTCCTAAATTGTCTCAATCTGTAACGAAAGTTTTCATTGATTTGTATGATAAGGGGTACATATATAGAGGACATCATGTTGTTAATTGGGATCCGGAAGCTCAAACTACTCTTTCTGATGAGGAAGTTCTTTATAAAGAACATATTGGAGAACTATATTATTTGAAATATAAAATTAAAGGAGAAGAAAATTATGTGACTATAGCTACAACTCGTCCTGAAACTATATTTGGTGATACAGCAATTTGTTTTCATCCAGACGATAGTCGGTATTATCATTTGAAAGGAAAATATGCTATAATTCCAATTATAAATAGAGATATTCCAATTATACAAGATTCATATGTAGATCCAAATTTCGGAACTGGATGTTTAAAGATTACTCCGGCTCATGATATACATGATAAAAATATAGCAGATAAACATAAATTAGAGATCATCAATATTTTCAATAAAAATGCCACTCTCAATGAAAAAGGAATTCATTATCAAGGAATGGATCGTTTTCAAGTAAGAAAAAAAATAATAGAAGAACTCCATAAATTAAAAATGGTAAAAAATATAGAAAAATTCAATCATAAAATAGGTTTTTCGGAACGAACTTTATCAGTCGTTGAACAACGACTATCTCTTCAATGGTTTTTAAAAATGAAGAAAATGTCGATTCCTGCTATAGAAGCTGTAAAAAATGGAAATATTCAATTTTATCCAAAAAAATTTCATAAAATCTATTTTAAATGGATGAATCAAATTCGTGATTGGAATATATCTAGACAATTATGGTGGGGACATCGTATTCCTGTCTATTATTATGGTAAAAAACTTAATGATTTTGTAGTTGCAGAAAATTTAGAACAAGCATTAGAAAAAGCAAGATATAAAAGTAAAAATCCATATTTAAATCATAATGAAATATGGCAGGATTCGGATGTTTTAGACACCTGGTTTTCTTCTTGGTTATTACCTATATCTGTGTTTGATGGAATTTATCATCCTGATAATCATGAAATTTTTTATTATTATCCTACTGAAGAGATTGTGACAGGTTCAGATATATTATTTTTTTGGGTTGCACGTATGATTATGTCTGGTTTTTTACTTCAAAATCATAAACCCTTCAAAAGGGTTTATTTTACTGGAATTATTAGAGATTATAAAAATAAAAAAATATCAAAATCATTAAATAATTCTCCAAATCCTATAGATTTAATTAATAAATATGGAGCGGATGCTGTTCGTATGGGTCTTATGCTTAAAAATGGTGCAGGAAAAGATTTTCATTTTGAAGAAAAAATATGTTTCCAAGGAAGGAATTTTTCTCATAAAATATGGAATGCATTTCGTTTGATTCAAAGTTGGAAAGTAACAAAAAATCAATATATTCCTGATACTTCTTTACTTGCTATTAAGTGGTTAAAAAATCGTTTTTATTATGTATTGGATATTTTTGAAAAATATTTTATAGAATATAGATTGGATGAATCATTAATGATTTTATATAAATTTATTTGGAATGATTTTTGTTCATATTTTTTAGAAATTATTAAACCTATTTATGGAAGTAAATGTGTTCCAGAAATGGTACACTTCAATGCTGTAAAGTTGTTTGAAAATATATTGAAATTATTACATCCATATATGCCTTTCATTTCAGAAGAAATTTGGAATCTTCTTAGAAAAAGAGAACCTCAAGAAGCTCTAATTATTTCTTCTTGGCCTAAAAAAAAATTTTATGACTATGATGTTTTAGTTTCTTTCGAGAAAGCGACTAAAATTATATCTAAAATACGATATATTCGAAATCAGAATCATATTTCTCATCAAAAAAGTCTTGTTTTATTTTCTATCAGAAAAAAAGAAAAAATAGAAAAAGAATATGATTCCATTATATTAAAACTTGCCAAGTTAGATAAAATAGTTCCTGTTTCAAAAAAACCAGAAAACATTCCGTTTTTTTCTTTTTTATTAGAAACAGATCAATTTTTTTTATCCTTAGATCAAAAGGATTTTTTTCACATGGATATTGTTAAAATTGAAAATAAAATTCAATATTTTTATAATTTATTGTCTATTATTAGAAAAAACTTATATAACAATAAATATGTGACTTCTGTTCCAAAACAAATTCTTTTGAAAGAAAAAAAAAAAGAAAATGATACATTAAATAAAATTACTAGACTCAAGGAGTATTTAGATCATTTAAAAAAAAATAATTAA
- a CDS encoding dihydrofolate reductase: MKIILIAAVSKNGFIGKNNQLMWHLPNDLKRFKYLTVGKTVLMGRKTFESIGKILPERRNIILTKNKENFLYLKKNQKNIRIVSSIREIEKIYKKIFVIGGERTYAYTIEKAHTIELTLVHKKFHGDAKFPKIDQKKWKKIYELFCEKDNNHLFDYSFIRFERKK, from the coding sequence ATGAAAATTATTTTGATTGCTGCTGTTTCAAAAAATGGATTTATAGGAAAAAATAACCAATTAATGTGGCATTTACCTAATGATTTAAAACGTTTTAAATATTTAACTGTGGGAAAAACAGTTTTAATGGGAAGAAAAACTTTCGAATCTATTGGGAAAATCCTTCCAGAAAGAAGGAATATTATCCTTACAAAAAATAAAGAAAACTTTTTATACTTAAAAAAAAATCAAAAAAATATTAGAATCGTTTCTTCTATCAGAGAAATAGAAAAAATATACAAAAAAATATTTGTTATAGGAGGAGAAAGAACATATGCGTACACAATTGAAAAAGCACATACTATAGAATTAACACTAGTTCATAAAAAATTTCATGGAGATGCGAAATTTCCAAAAATAGATCAAAAAAAGTGGAAAAAAATATATGAACTTTTTTGTGAAAAAGATAACAATCATTTATTCGACTACAGTTTTATTAGATTTGAAAGAAAAAAATAA
- a CDS encoding bifunctional nuclease family protein, translating to MDQLIRLTIRGISLSQIQSGIYVLLLEEEYGKIKLPIIIESLQAQSIASALGKKDLSRSFTHDLFFSFAKKFHIRLKAVIIYKLVNGIFFSSILLVEEGGDIEEKGKKIEKKEHKIDSKTSDAIALAVRFQAPIYTTREIFDKAGIYFENGFPIDKENETSDTGIEKNNLLFFKEKSKQDLENMTEKDLNTLLNHAVVNECYELAARIKKELDRRE from the coding sequence ATGGATCAACTCATTAGATTAACTATACGGGGAATATCCTTAAGTCAAATACAATCTGGTATATATGTTTTATTGCTTGAAGAAGAATATGGAAAAATAAAACTTCCGATTATTATAGAAAGTTTGCAAGCTCAATCTATTGCTTCTGCTTTAGGAAAAAAAGATCTATCCAGATCTTTTACGCATGATTTATTTTTTTCTTTTGCAAAAAAATTTCATATTAGATTAAAAGCTGTAATTATATATAAACTAGTAAATGGAATATTTTTTTCTTCTATTTTATTAGTAGAAGAAGGAGGCGATATAGAAGAAAAAGGAAAAAAAATAGAGAAAAAAGAACACAAAATAGATTCTAAAACATCGGATGCTATTGCTTTGGCAGTCCGTTTTCAGGCTCCTATTTATACAACAAGAGAAATTTTTGATAAGGCTGGTATTTATTTTGAAAATGGGTTTCCTATTGATAAAGAAAATGAAACTTCTGATACAGGAATAGAAAAGAATAATCTTCTTTTTTTTAAAGAAAAAAGTAAACAAGATTTAGAAAATATGACAGAAAAAGATTTGAATACCTTATTAAATCATGCGGTCGTTAATGAATGTTATGAGCTAGCGGCACGAATAAAAAAGGAATTAGATAGAAGAGAATAA
- a CDS encoding pyruvate dehydrogenase complex E1 component subunit beta: MKKKSFREVIAEAMSEEMRRDDTVYLMGEEVAQYNGAYKASKGMLKEFGPKRVIDTPISELGFSGIGVGSAMNGCRPIIEFMTFNFSLVAMDQIINNAAKIRYMSGGQWNIPIVFRGPTGSAGQLGATHSQSFESWYASCPGLKLVIPCNPYDAKGLLKSAIRDNNPVIFMESEQMYGDTMMIPDEEYILPIGKADIKKEGTDISLVSFGKIMKIALNVAFKLDKENISVEVIDIRTIRPLDYESILFSVKKTNRLVILEESWPFSSIASEVSFFIQKKAFDYLDAPINRITLLDTPAPYASNLVKNWFPDENKIINAIKRTLYLKI, encoded by the coding sequence ATGAAAAAAAAGAGTTTTCGTGAAGTTATAGCAGAAGCTATGAGTGAAGAAATGAGAAGAGATGATACTGTTTATCTTATGGGCGAAGAAGTAGCTCAATATAATGGAGCCTACAAAGCTTCTAAAGGAATGCTAAAGGAATTTGGTCCAAAAAGAGTTATTGATACTCCTATATCAGAATTAGGTTTTTCTGGAATCGGAGTCGGATCTGCCATGAATGGATGTAGACCTATTATTGAGTTCATGACTTTCAATTTTTCTTTAGTTGCCATGGATCAAATTATTAATAATGCAGCAAAAATACGTTATATGAGTGGAGGACAATGGAATATTCCCATTGTTTTCAGAGGGCCCACTGGTTCTGCTGGACAATTAGGAGCCACACATTCTCAATCTTTTGAAAGTTGGTATGCAAGTTGTCCTGGATTAAAACTCGTAATTCCATGTAATCCTTACGATGCAAAAGGTCTTTTAAAATCGGCGATTAGAGATAACAATCCCGTAATTTTTATGGAATCTGAACAAATGTATGGAGATACAATGATGATTCCAGATGAAGAATATATTCTACCTATTGGAAAAGCAGATATAAAAAAAGAAGGAACTGATATTAGTTTAGTCTCCTTTGGAAAAATTATGAAAATAGCTTTAAATGTGGCATTTAAACTAGATAAAGAAAATATTAGTGTAGAGGTCATAGATATTCGCACTATACGTCCATTAGATTATGAATCTATCCTATTTTCTGTAAAAAAAACTAATCGTTTAGTAATTTTAGAAGAATCATGGCCTTTTTCATCTATTGCTTCTGAAGTTTCATTTTTTATACAAAAAAAAGCATTTGACTATCTTGATGCTCCTATTAATAGAATTACTTTATTAGATACACCTGCTCCTTATGCTTCTAATTTAGTAAAAAATTGGTTTCCTGATGAAAATAAAATAATCAATGCTATAAAAAGAACTCTTTATTTAAAAATTTAA
- the metF gene encoding methylenetetrahydrofolate reductase [NAD(P)H] — MKVIEHIAKAKKSLFSFEILPPLRGRDIQDIFSTLDPLMEFCPPFIDVTYHREEFLYVEKKNGLLQRKKISRRPGTVGICAAIMNKYGVDAVPHLICGGFSKQMTENALIDLNFLGIDNVLVLRGDPIKSEKSFIAPKNGHTYAVELVKQVKNLNLGKYLDTTFLDKKEFPLFDFCIGVAGYPEKHLEAPNMESDLFFLKKKIEAGANYIVTQMFFDNKKFFSFVEKCRSEGISVPIIPGIKPISSKKQLNSLPSRFYLNIPNELVKEVEKAKNKKNVSHIGIEWAIHQSKELKNSGTEVIHYYTMDRPENIYKIVQAIY, encoded by the coding sequence ATGAAAGTGATAGAGCATATAGCTAAAGCAAAGAAAAGTTTATTTTCTTTTGAAATACTCCCTCCTTTGAGAGGACGTGATATTCAAGATATTTTTTCTACTTTAGATCCATTAATGGAATTTTGTCCTCCTTTTATTGATGTGACTTATCATCGTGAAGAATTTCTTTATGTAGAAAAAAAAAATGGGCTTTTACAGAGAAAAAAAATTTCAAGACGTCCAGGAACCGTAGGTATTTGTGCTGCTATTATGAATAAATATGGAGTTGATGCCGTTCCTCATCTAATTTGTGGAGGATTTAGTAAACAAATGACGGAAAATGCTTTGATAGATCTCAATTTTTTGGGTATAGATAACGTTTTGGTTTTGAGAGGCGATCCTATAAAATCTGAAAAAAGTTTTATTGCGCCAAAAAATGGACACACATATGCCGTAGAACTCGTAAAACAAGTTAAAAATTTAAACCTAGGAAAATATCTTGATACAACTTTTTTGGATAAAAAAGAATTTCCATTATTTGATTTTTGTATTGGAGTAGCAGGATATCCAGAAAAACATTTAGAAGCTCCAAATATGGAAAGTGATTTATTTTTTTTGAAAAAAAAAATAGAAGCAGGAGCGAATTATATTGTAACTCAAATGTTTTTTGATAATAAAAAATTTTTTTCTTTTGTAGAAAAATGTAGATCAGAAGGAATTTCTGTTCCTATCATACCTGGAATAAAACCTATTTCTTCTAAAAAGCAATTAAACAGTCTTCCATCTCGTTTTTATTTAAATATTCCGAATGAATTAGTAAAAGAAGTAGAAAAAGCAAAAAATAAAAAAAATGTATCCCATATTGGAATTGAATGGGCCATTCATCAATCGAAAGAATTAAAAAATTCTGGAACAGAAGTGATTCATTATTATACCATGGATAGACCAGAAAATATTTACAAAATTGTTCAAGCTATTTATTGA
- the serS gene encoding serine--tRNA ligase, with the protein MLQISFIRKNQEKVLLGLKKRNFKKLHLINEVLTLDEKKKIAQNVLNKILEKENLISKKIGEIFSSYNDDYQIKSLKEKSFFLKKERKRINIQLEKISKILENKLNQIPNVPDEKIKKNYEKNEILFQEGEFSCSIINPLPHWELSKKFCLFDSNLGTKICGSGFTVYIGKGAKLQRSLIQYFLDQNIRASYKEYSLPYLINEKSGYATGQIPDKENQMYFIEKNNFYLIPTGEIPIMNCYRDRILTDLDLPIKATTYTSCFRREAGSYGSKVRGLNRLHQFEKVEIIQITTPDSSSYSLKEMILHVKNILQSLNLPFRLVRLSAPDLGFSSSITYDFEVYSIAQKKWLEVSSISNCTNFQSHRLHLRYKTITGNIEFCHTLNGSALALPRIMAAILENNQTENKITIPKVLVPYTEFDHIK; encoded by the coding sequence ATGCTTCAAATTTCTTTTATACGAAAAAATCAAGAAAAAGTTTTATTGGGATTAAAAAAACGGAACTTTAAAAAACTACATCTAATAAATGAAGTATTAACTTTAGACGAAAAAAAAAAAATAGCTCAAAACGTTCTCAACAAAATATTGGAAAAAGAAAATTTGATATCCAAAAAAATAGGTGAAATTTTCAGTTCATATAATGATGACTATCAAATCAAATCTTTAAAAGAAAAATCTTTTTTTCTAAAAAAAGAAAGAAAAAGAATCAATATTCAATTAGAAAAAATTTCTAAAATTTTAGAAAATAAATTAAATCAGATTCCTAATGTTCCTGATGAAAAAATCAAGAAAAATTATGAAAAAAATGAGATTCTTTTTCAGGAAGGGGAATTTTCTTGTTCCATCATAAATCCTTTACCTCATTGGGAATTATCAAAAAAATTTTGTTTATTTGATTCAAATTTAGGTACAAAAATATGTGGTTCTGGTTTTACCGTTTATATAGGAAAAGGAGCAAAATTACAAAGAAGTTTAATTCAATATTTTCTAGATCAAAATATACGAGCTTCATACAAAGAATATAGTTTACCTTATCTTATTAATGAAAAATCTGGATATGCTACAGGACAAATTCCGGATAAAGAAAATCAAATGTATTTCATAGAAAAAAATAACTTTTATTTGATTCCAACTGGAGAAATTCCTATTATGAATTGTTATAGAGATAGAATCCTTACCGATTTAGATCTTCCTATTAAAGCCACAACTTATACTTCTTGTTTTAGAAGAGAAGCAGGTTCTTATGGTTCAAAAGTTAGAGGATTGAATAGATTGCATCAATTTGAAAAAGTGGAAATTATTCAAATTACTACACCAGATTCTTCTTCTTATTCTTTGAAAGAAATGATTTTACATGTAAAAAATATTTTACAATCTTTAAACTTACCCTTTCGTCTTGTTCGTTTAAGTGCTCCAGATCTTGGATTTTCTTCTTCTATAACTTATGATTTTGAAGTTTATTCTATAGCACAAAAAAAATGGTTAGAAGTCAGTTCTATATCAAATTGTACTAATTTTCAATCTCATAGATTACATCTTAGATATAAAACTATTACAGGTAACATAGAATTTTGTCATACTCTGAATGGTAGCGCTTTAGCTTTACCAAGAATTATGGCTGCTATACTAGAAAATAATCAAACTGAAAATAAAATTACTATTCCCAAAGTTTTGGTTCCTTACACAGAATTTGATCATATCAAGTAA
- the rsmA gene encoding 16S rRNA (adenine(1518)-N(6)/adenine(1519)-N(6))-dimethyltransferase RsmA, whose product MRQIINFFLKKKFDQYFLRDQNIAKKIVNYLSFENYNTVVEIGPGLGVLTQYLLTNNPYHHIFLIEIDEELVSFLRKNFLISKNRIIHRDFLKWNPEEINLQNFAIIGNFPYNISSQILFHILRYNQYIPECIGMFQKEVAKRITSHQGKKTYGILSVLVQTFYDVKYLFTIREKVFFPIPNVQSAVISLKRKNENTNFNKNMLFQCVKMAFNQRRKKLKNSLQLFKHIPNFQKIPFLNKRAEELSVKEFLQLTKEIEIRK is encoded by the coding sequence ATGAGACAAATCATAAACTTTTTTTTGAAAAAAAAATTTGATCAATATTTTTTAAGAGACCAGAATATAGCAAAAAAAATTGTAAACTATCTTTCTTTTGAAAATTACAATACAGTTGTAGAGATCGGTCCAGGGTTAGGTGTTTTAACTCAATATTTATTGACTAATAATCCATATCATCATATTTTTTTAATAGAAATTGATGAAGAATTAGTTTCTTTTTTAAGAAAAAATTTTCTAATTTCTAAAAATAGAATTATTCACAGAGATTTTTTAAAATGGAATCCTGAGGAAATCAATTTACAAAATTTTGCAATTATTGGTAATTTTCCTTATAATATTTCTTCTCAAATCTTATTTCATATATTGAGATATAATCAATACATTCCAGAATGTATTGGAATGTTTCAAAAAGAAGTAGCAAAACGGATCACGTCACATCAGGGTAAAAAAACTTATGGAATTTTATCAGTTTTAGTTCAGACATTTTATGATGTAAAATACCTTTTTACTATAAGAGAAAAAGTGTTTTTTCCCATTCCCAATGTACAATCTGCAGTGATTTCTTTAAAAAGAAAAAATGAAAATACCAATTTCAATAAAAATATGTTGTTTCAATGCGTTAAAATGGCTTTTAATCAAAGAAGAAAAAAATTAAAAAATTCTTTACAATTATTTAAACATATTCCAAATTTTCAAAAAATACCATTTTTAAACAAAAGAGCAGAAGAATTATCTGTAAAAGAATTTCTTCAATTAACAAAAGAAATAGAAATTAGGAAATGA
- a CDS encoding bifunctional 5,10-methylenetetrahydrofolate dehydrogenase/5,10-methenyltetrahydrofolate cyclohydrolase, translating to MTQLLDGNLLAKEIKNEICKIIEKRILNKNKRIPHLGIILTGNNNSSITYVNNKIKECKNIGIKSSLIHLPINTSEKELLEKIKGMNQNPYIDGFIVQLPLEKHLNQDKIILSINPKKDVDGFHPENFGKMALDMKAFFPATALGILTLLEKYKIQISGKYTVIIGRSRIVGRPISILMSRKHNPGNSTVTLTHSKTPNIEFYTKQADIIIVAVGIPRFLKGKMIKKGAIVIDVGIHNHEKKILGDVDFYSVYGKASYLTPVPGGIGPMTRIMLLKNTLIAALNNR from the coding sequence ATTACTCAATTATTAGATGGAAATCTATTGGCTAAAGAAATAAAAAATGAAATATGCAAGATTATAGAGAAAAGAATATTAAACAAAAACAAACGTATTCCTCATCTTGGGATTATTTTAACGGGAAATAATAATTCTAGCATAACATATGTTAATAACAAAATTAAAGAGTGCAAAAATATTGGAATCAAATCTTCTTTGATTCATTTACCTATAAATACTTCAGAAAAAGAATTATTAGAAAAAATAAAAGGAATGAATCAAAATCCATATATAGATGGTTTTATTGTGCAATTACCTTTAGAAAAACACTTGAATCAAGATAAAATAATTTTATCCATCAACCCTAAAAAAGATGTAGATGGATTTCATCCTGAAAATTTTGGAAAAATGGCTTTAGATATGAAAGCTTTTTTTCCTGCTACTGCATTAGGAATATTAACTCTTTTGGAAAAATATAAAATACAGATATCTGGAAAATATACTGTGATAATTGGAAGAAGTAGGATAGTAGGAAGACCAATTAGTATACTCATGAGTAGAAAACATAATCCTGGAAATAGTACAGTAACACTTACTCATAGTAAAACTCCCAACATAGAATTTTATACTAAACAAGCTGATATTATTATAGTAGCAGTAGGAATTCCAAGATTTCTTAAAGGAAAAATGATTAAAAAAGGAGCCATAGTTATAGATGTAGGAATCCATAATCATGAAAAAAAAATATTAGGAGATGTTGATTTCTACAGTGTTTATGGAAAGGCTTCTTATCTGACTCCTGTTCCAGGGGGAATCGGCCCTATGACTCGTATTATGTTACTTAAAAATACTTTAATAGCAGCATTAAATAACAGATAA
- a CDS encoding 7-carboxy-7-deazaguanine synthase QueE: MNEQNQYPITESFYSIQGEGHYYGIAAYFIRFGGCNIKCDWCDTKKSWNIKQKDFVPIHKIIANVVNNIHKVKTVIITGGEPTMWNLYPLIKELKKKGYRIHIETSGSYPIKEKYVDWITISPKKIKLPIQENYKKINELKIVISDENDFSFAEEQATYIESPNCFLFLQPEWNNTFRILPEIISYIKKNPKWRISLQIHKMLNIP; this comes from the coding sequence ATGAATGAACAAAATCAATATCCTATAACAGAATCATTTTATTCTATTCAAGGAGAAGGACATTATTATGGAATAGCTGCATATTTCATTCGTTTCGGAGGATGTAATATAAAATGTGATTGGTGTGATACGAAAAAAAGTTGGAATATAAAACAAAAAGATTTCGTTCCAATTCATAAAATTATTGCTAATGTTGTTAACAACATTCATAAAGTTAAAACTGTTATAATTACTGGAGGGGAACCTACAATGTGGAATTTGTATCCTTTAATTAAAGAACTTAAAAAAAAAGGATATCGGATTCATATTGAAACTTCAGGATCTTATCCTATAAAAGAAAAATATGTGGATTGGATCACAATTTCTCCTAAAAAAATAAAACTCCCTATACAAGAAAATTACAAAAAAATAAACGAATTAAAAATTGTGATTTCGGATGAAAACGACTTTTCCTTTGCGGAAGAACAAGCTACTTATATTGAATCTCCTAATTGTTTTTTGTTTTTGCAACCAGAATGGAATAACACTTTCAGGATTCTTCCTGAAATAATTTCTTACATTAAAAAAAATCCTAAATGGAGAATTTCTCTTCAAATTCATAAAATGTTAAATATTCCTTAA